Within the Echinicola sp. 20G genome, the region CTGGGACAGAGGGCACGCCTAACAACCAGGGGTTTGATGAATTCTATGGCTATGTTTGTCAATCATTGGCCCATAATTACTATCCCGATCACTTATGGCATAATGATGAAAAAGTGCTATTAAGTGCTAATGACGAAGGAGGATATGGTAGCTATTCACCTGACTTAATGCACGAAAAGGCATTGGAGTTTATTGATTCTAATAAAGACCAACCTTTTTTCCTATTTGTCTCCAGTCCATTGCCTCATGCTGAACTAATAGCTCCTAAAGAGAAAATGGATAAGTTTAAAGGCTCCATCAGTCCTGGAAAACCTTTTCGTGGTGTGGATGAAGGTCCGGCTTTTAGGAAGGGAGGCTTGGCTTCACAAGATCAGCCTCATTTGGTCTTTGCAGCCATGGTTACGGCGTTGGATAGGCAGGTAGGAGAGGTAATGGAAAAGCTCCAAAAGTTAGGATTAGAAGAAAATACCATTGTTATTTTTACTTCAGATAATGGCCCCCATCAAGAAGGAGGTGGCGACCCAGCTTATTTTAATAGTAATGGGCCACTGAGAGGTATAAAACGAGATTTATATGAAGGAGGGATTAGGGTTCCTTTGATTGTGAGTTGGCCAGGAACCATAGAAGCAGGAAGCACCAATGACCACATTTCAGCTTTTTGGGATTTTTACCCTACTTTAAGTGAGGTGGGAGGGCTGAAAAAACCTCCAAATAGTGATGGTATTTCTTTTTATCCAAGCCTTATCGGTAACCTTAATGCCCAGGAAGAACATGATTACCTTTATTGGGAATATCATGGTGAATCAGGAAAACAGGCTGTTAGAATGGGTAATTGGAAAGCAGTTAGAACGGATATTCGAAAAGGAAACAAAACAATAGAATTATTTGATCTGTCCAATGATCTTGGTGAAGCCACCAACGTAGCTGATTTATACCCTGAAGTAACAGCCAAAGCAGATAGTATTTTGAGAATAGCCCATCAGCCAAATGCAGAATTTAAGTTGGGCTATCTGGATGAAGAGAGGAAGTTGGAATAAAGGTCTGTGCTGCTTTATCATTTAAATAAAAAAAACTTAAATTTTAAATACGGAATACCATGCAAGTCAATTATTCTACAATAATACTCATTTGTATAACCCTTACTTTGTGTTTGGCTTCGTGTCAAGCTCCGAAAGAGAATAATACAGAAGAAGTGTCTTTTACAGTAATCAATGCTGTGGATAGGGAAGATTTTGTGTTAGAGATACCTCTAACGAAAATCAAGGAAAAGAACAATGACCTCGATTTTGAAAATTTAAGTGTTCAAATGAGCGAAGAAAATATTCCATTTGAGATAGATCAGATAAGCGTGTCTTTGCTTTGCCTCATTCCTGAGACAAAAGCAGGAAAAGATTATGAATTAACAATCAAAACCAAAAGTCTAGATGAACCCAACTTCACTATCAAAAAAAGAACTCAAGCAGAATTATCCCATAAAGTAGGAGGTGAGTTTCAAAACAGAAAATATATTGGAGGTGAATTTAAAAATGTCCATGAATTAAAAGTGCCTCAGGAACATACGGATCATTCTTATTTCATCCGTTATGAAGGCCCAGGTTGGGAATCTGATAAAGTAGGGTATAGGTTTTATTTGGACTGGAGAAATGGCATTGATGTATTTGGGAAAAAGACTCCCGAAATGGTGCTCCTAGGGGTAGGGCAAGATGGGTTTGACAGCTACCATGAACCTGCAGGCTGGGGAATGGACATTTTGAAAGTAGGTCCATCATTGGGACTCGGGTCAATTGCGACTTGGGAAGATGGCAAAGCAAGAAGAGTAGATGCAACGGACAGCCTGTATGTAGATATTGCTCAAGATGGAGCATTGAGGTCCACCATCAAAACCAATTATTATGGATGGGACATCCAAAATGGGAAGACCGATCTCCTCTCGACCATAAGCATTGATGCAGGTTCAAGAATGAGTAAGATAGAACTTATTGCCTCCAATGGCATCAATAACTTTTGCACTGGCTTGATCAAAAGTGACAAGGCTCCTTTAAAGGTTTCTGATCAAACCAAGAAATTCAGTTATATCGCAAGCTATGGGCAGCAAAGTTTAGCGGATGATATGCTAGGAATTGCCGTTATATTTCCAACAGAACAACTCCAAACCATCACTGAAGATGCCAACAGCCATGTTGTGGTTTTAAACCCAGAAAATAGTAAAGAAATCTCTTATTACATTTTAGCTGCTTGGGAGCAGGAACCTGATGGAATTAAAGATGAAGCAGCATTTTATAACTATTTAGCACATCAAATAGACCTTCTTTCAAAACCAGCCAAAATCGAATGATTTGGTCGGAAAACTAGTTGGTCTATTGGGTACCTATTTTTTAAGGAAATCTTAAGATTGCACTAAGGAAGGCTTTAGTTAAGGATGATAATTTTGACCTATAACAAAATACCTTTTCTTTATGCTTCAGCGGCTTATTCTGTACAGCTTAAACCATAAGCTAATAATTATACTTTTTACCCTTGGAATTATTGGGTTTGGAATTTATTCCTTGTCATACATTCCTTTGGGGGCAGTACCTGATATTACCAATAACCAGGTGCAAATTATTACTACTTCCAAAAACTTGGCCACTGAAGATGTAGAAAAATTTTTGACTTATCCGGTGGAATTGGAAATGGCCAATCTTCCTAATGTCAAGGAGATAAGATCCATTTCTAAATTTGGTCTTTCCGTAGTGACAGTAGTATTCGATGATAAGGCGGGTACCTACCTCCCTAGGCAATTGATCGCTGAAAAACTAAAGAGTGCAGAAGAGAAAATCCCCAATGGTTTTGGAGTTCCTTTTATGGGGCCTATTTCCACAGGACTGGGTGAAATTTATCAATATATTATTGATGTTGATCCTAGATATGAGGCCCAGTACTCCATCACTGATCTGCGTACCATTCAAGATTGGCTGATCAGGAGACAACTTTCTGGAATCCCCGGTGTTGTGGAAGTGAATACCTGGGGAGGATACCTGAAACAATATGAGGTAGCTGTGGATCCTTCTAAACTAAGAGCCATGAAAATTCCTTTGAGTCAGGTTTATACAGTATTGGAAAAGAACAATAGCATTGCAGGTGGGGGATACATTGAAAAGACAGAGGAAACTTATTTTGTTCGTGGGGAGGGCCTAGTGGGCAGTTTGGAAGATATTGAAAATATGGTGGTGGAAACCAGAAATGGGATACCCATTTATATTGGTGATATAGCAAAAGTCCAATTTGGGCATGCCAATAGATTTGGAGCCATAACTGGAAATGGGGAAGGGGAAAAAGTCCTTGGACAGGTAATGATGCTTAAGGGGGCTGATTCTCAAGCGGTGATCAATGCCGTAAACCAACGGGTAGCAGAAATATCTACTTCCTTGCCTCCTGGAATTATCATCAATCCATTTTTGGAAAGGAGTGAACTTATTAATAAAACTACTTTTACGATTGCTGAAAACTTATTGTTAGGCTGTTTAATTGTAATATTTGTGGTGGTGTTGCTACTGGGAAATATACGTTCTGGTCTCGTGGTTGCCTCAATAATACCATTGTGTTTGCTTTTCGCCCTTTCCCTTATGTATCTGACCGGAGTGGATGCCAATTTGATGAGTTTGGGCGCCATTGATTTTGGAATTATCATAGATGGGGCGGTAATAGTTGTAGAATTTATTGCTTATCAGATTACTTCTCAAAGCAAGTCATTGGGGCAACTAAGGGGTAAGGAAAGGCAGTTGCGAATTGATGAAATTACCTATCACGGGGCTCATAAAATGATGCATTCGGCAGTTTTTGGGCAACTCATCATTATCATAGTTTTTATTCCCATTCTGTCTTTGGTGAATGTTGAGGGCAAGATGTTTAGACCTATGGCCCTGGTTTTTTGTTATGCACTCATTGGCGCCATGGTGCTTTGTTTTACCTACGTTCCAGTAATGGCCTCATTGTTTATAAAACCTGAGACCTCTGATAAGCCAGGCTTTTCTCAAAAATTGATCAATTGGGTTTATAGCTTTTACAGGCCTGTAGTATTGTTGGCACTAAGAAATAAATCCATCGTACTGGTGGCTTCTGGGATTTTATTAGTGTTTAGTATATTCCTTTTTAGTCGAATGGGAGGAGAATTTGTCCCCACATTGGATGAAGGGGATTTTGTGATCCAGCCAGTGCTTAAAACAGGGACCTCTTTGGAAAAAACCATAGAGACCACTACCAAGATGGAGCAGATACTATTGGAGTTTCCAGAGGTGGATCAGGTTGTTAGCAGGATCGGAGCAGCAGAGGTGCCCACTGATCCCATGAGTATGGAGGAAAGTGATGTAATGATAAAGCTGATTCCTAAAAAGGAATGGGAAAGTGCTGAGACCAAAGATGAATTGGCAGAGGCATTTAAATCGAAGCTTTCTATACTGCCTGGGATAGACTTTGAATTCACCCAGCCCATAGAGATGCGGTTTAATGAGCTGATAACAGGGGTAAGGGCTGATTTAGCCATCAAAATTTTTGGTGAGGATTTGGATATCCTTTATAGAAAGGCCCTGGAGGTGGAGCAAGCCATAAAAGGAGTAGAGGGGGCTTCGGATATCATTGTGGAGAAGACGGCAGGACTTCCACAAATGATGGTTAAATATGATAGGGCTAAAATAGCTAAATATGGGCTGAATGTTGCGGATTTAAATGACCTCATCAGTATGGGCTTTGCAGGCTTACCGGCAGGGATGGTTTTTGAGGGAGAAAAGCAGTTTGATTTAGTGTTGAGGTTCGATAAGGCAAAACGTCAGAGCTTGGAAGATATTCGCACCGCTTCTGTTCAGTTGCCAAATGGTAGAAGCCTGCCTTTAAGTGAATTTGCAGATATTGACTATACCACTGGACCTGCCAAGATTTCCAGAGACAATACTAAAAGGAGGATAGTAATAGGAGTCAATGTACGTAATAGGGATTTGGAGTCTGTAGTTAATGATGTCCAAAAAATCATTGGAGAAAAGATTAGTCTCCCTAATGGGTACACCATTACCTATGGTGGGCAGTTTGAAAATTTAAGAACAGCCAGAGAAAGGTTGATGATCGCCGTGCCCATTTCTCTAATCCTGATTTTCCTGATGCTATATTTTGCCTTTAAATCAGTGAAGGAAGCTTTGATCATTTACAGTGCAATTCCTTTATCTGCTGTGGGTGGAATTCTCTTATTGTATTTTAGGGACTTGCCATTCAGTATTTCTGCAGGTGTGGGCTTTATTGCGCTTTTTGGAATTGCTGTATTGAATGGGATTGTTTTGATAGAGGAGTTTAAAGAGTTGCGCGCTAGTGGGGTGAAAAATGTACATAAGGCTGTTATGATTGGTACTAGAAAGAGGCTTAGACCTGTTTTGTTGACTGCATCAGCTGCAGCTTTGGGATTTTTGCCTATGGCCATTTCGCAGTCTGCAGGAGCTGAGGTGCAGAGGCCTTTAGCCACTGTAGTAGTTGGGGGATTGATTTCAGCCACACTGTTGACATTATTAGTGGTTCCTGTGCTCTATACCATTTTTGCCGATAGAAAAATCCAATTCAAATTTTCCAAAAAGGCCATGATAGGAGCCATAGTATTTATCGGCTCTTTTGGTATTCCTGAGTCTGTATTTGCACAGGAAAGGACAATTGATCTGGTAGAGGCTTTACAGATCGCTGTGGAAAACAACCAGCAGTTAAATGCTTCAAAATATGAGGTGGAAAGGCAGGAAAACCTAATAGGGAGTTCTTGGAATATTGATAAAACGAATGTCTATTACCATCAAGATCAAAACAATATTGCTGAAAATGGTGAG harbors:
- a CDS encoding arylsulfatase — protein: MMLQRVGWLVFMFLGCTSCSKTTSSNIESGKLPNIIFVLADDLGYGDLSCYGQQKFTTPHIDKLAKSGMLFTNHYAGTSVCSPSRASLMTGQHTGHVAIRDNRSLDPAPYGFREREGQFPLPDSIQTLPEVLKSKGYVTGAFGKWGLGGPGTEGTPNNQGFDEFYGYVCQSLAHNYYPDHLWHNDEKVLLSANDEGGYGSYSPDLMHEKALEFIDSNKDQPFFLFVSSPLPHAELIAPKEKMDKFKGSISPGKPFRGVDEGPAFRKGGLASQDQPHLVFAAMVTALDRQVGEVMEKLQKLGLEENTIVIFTSDNGPHQEGGGDPAYFNSNGPLRGIKRDLYEGGIRVPLIVSWPGTIEAGSTNDHISAFWDFYPTLSEVGGLKKPPNSDGISFYPSLIGNLNAQEEHDYLYWEYHGESGKQAVRMGNWKAVRTDIRKGNKTIELFDLSNDLGEATNVADLYPEVTAKADSILRIAHQPNAEFKLGYLDEERKLE
- a CDS encoding DUF4861 domain-containing protein; this translates as MASCQAPKENNTEEVSFTVINAVDREDFVLEIPLTKIKEKNNDLDFENLSVQMSEENIPFEIDQISVSLLCLIPETKAGKDYELTIKTKSLDEPNFTIKKRTQAELSHKVGGEFQNRKYIGGEFKNVHELKVPQEHTDHSYFIRYEGPGWESDKVGYRFYLDWRNGIDVFGKKTPEMVLLGVGQDGFDSYHEPAGWGMDILKVGPSLGLGSIATWEDGKARRVDATDSLYVDIAQDGALRSTIKTNYYGWDIQNGKTDLLSTISIDAGSRMSKIELIASNGINNFCTGLIKSDKAPLKVSDQTKKFSYIASYGQQSLADDMLGIAVIFPTEQLQTITEDANSHVVVLNPENSKEISYYILAAWEQEPDGIKDEAAFYNYLAHQIDLLSKPAKIE
- a CDS encoding CusA/CzcA family heavy metal efflux RND transporter; amino-acid sequence: MLQRLILYSLNHKLIIILFTLGIIGFGIYSLSYIPLGAVPDITNNQVQIITTSKNLATEDVEKFLTYPVELEMANLPNVKEIRSISKFGLSVVTVVFDDKAGTYLPRQLIAEKLKSAEEKIPNGFGVPFMGPISTGLGEIYQYIIDVDPRYEAQYSITDLRTIQDWLIRRQLSGIPGVVEVNTWGGYLKQYEVAVDPSKLRAMKIPLSQVYTVLEKNNSIAGGGYIEKTEETYFVRGEGLVGSLEDIENMVVETRNGIPIYIGDIAKVQFGHANRFGAITGNGEGEKVLGQVMMLKGADSQAVINAVNQRVAEISTSLPPGIIINPFLERSELINKTTFTIAENLLLGCLIVIFVVVLLLGNIRSGLVVASIIPLCLLFALSLMYLTGVDANLMSLGAIDFGIIIDGAVIVVEFIAYQITSQSKSLGQLRGKERQLRIDEITYHGAHKMMHSAVFGQLIIIIVFIPILSLVNVEGKMFRPMALVFCYALIGAMVLCFTYVPVMASLFIKPETSDKPGFSQKLINWVYSFYRPVVLLALRNKSIVLVASGILLVFSIFLFSRMGGEFVPTLDEGDFVIQPVLKTGTSLEKTIETTTKMEQILLEFPEVDQVVSRIGAAEVPTDPMSMEESDVMIKLIPKKEWESAETKDELAEAFKSKLSILPGIDFEFTQPIEMRFNELITGVRADLAIKIFGEDLDILYRKALEVEQAIKGVEGASDIIVEKTAGLPQMMVKYDRAKIAKYGLNVADLNDLISMGFAGLPAGMVFEGEKQFDLVLRFDKAKRQSLEDIRTASVQLPNGRSLPLSEFADIDYTTGPAKISRDNTKRRIVIGVNVRNRDLESVVNDVQKIIGEKISLPNGYTITYGGQFENLRTARERLMIAVPISLILIFLMLYFAFKSVKEALIIYSAIPLSAVGGILLLYFRDLPFSISAGVGFIALFGIAVLNGIVLIEEFKELRASGVKNVHKAVMIGTRKRLRPVLLTASAAALGFLPMAISQSAGAEVQRPLATVVVGGLISATLLTLLVVPVLYTIFADRKIQFKFSKKAMIGAIVFIGSFGIPESVFAQERTIDLVEALQIAVENNQQLNASKYEVERQENLIGSSWNIDKTNVYYHQDQNNIAENGEPINVWGIEQNFQFPSVYGAQNKYQKNQLGLMENKYLLDEFRIKQEVSKAYYTAVYYFQVKENYDFLDSLYSQFAFAAQRKFELGESNLLEKLTSQSKSKEVEVLLEQSQNNLNQALIKFNSWLQTDTLFLVKADSMPILMDEGLMENHPGINYYQQLNEVADAKLIVEKQKLLPDLQVAYFQGTNKFPEAKIYKGFQAGIAIPLWFGAQKSNIQAAKASQVIAAAQGENYQVHLQAKYESLNQDLEKYRKAIDYYLGVGKGLAVGLVHNAQLAYKNGEIDFLQYIQLLENAKGIELTYLENLWQYNLTILEAKYLLD